The following proteins are encoded in a genomic region of Methylobacterium tardum:
- the argS gene encoding arginine--tRNA ligase: MNIFALFEARVREAVEALTRAGQLPDGLDLGRVVAEPPRDPSHGDLATNAALVLAKEARTNPKVLGEALAAELRADPRIAEVSVAGPGFINLRLVPEIFQAVLRSALTEPERFGRAQLSGGPINVEYVSANPTGPMHVGHGRGAVFGDALCNLLVAAGRQVTREYYINDAGAQVDVLARSAFQRYREALGEPFAIAEGLYPGDYLKPVGAKLAERHGRALLDQPEAEWLPVVREIALGMMMDMIRADLEAIGIRHDVFFSERTLQQSGAVKALLQELREKGLVYEGRLPPPKGQLPEDWEDREQTLFRTREFGDDSDRPLLKSDGSYTYFASDIAYHRAKYLAGATELIDVLGADHGGYVKRMQAAVRAVSDGKATLDVKLCQLVRLLRAGEPVKMSKRAGEFVTLRDVIDEVGRDAIRFMMLYRKNDATLDFDLAKVVEQSKDNPVFYVQYAHARARSVQRQAREAFPDADLSAGALVQDADLGLLTDSGEIEMMRLIAQYPRVLESAAVAHEPHRIAFHLYELASALHSFWNKGKDLPQLRFVNATDRKSTWARLALAEALRSTLATGLAVLGVTAPDEMR, encoded by the coding sequence ATGAACATCTTCGCCCTGTTCGAGGCGCGCGTGCGCGAGGCCGTGGAAGCGCTGACGCGCGCCGGCCAACTGCCGGACGGCCTCGACCTCGGCCGCGTGGTCGCCGAGCCGCCCCGCGATCCGTCGCACGGCGACCTCGCGACCAACGCGGCCCTGGTGCTCGCCAAGGAGGCCCGGACGAATCCCAAGGTCCTCGGCGAAGCGCTGGCGGCGGAACTGCGGGCCGATCCGCGGATCGCCGAGGTCAGCGTCGCCGGTCCCGGCTTCATCAACCTGCGCCTCGTACCCGAGATCTTCCAGGCGGTCCTGCGCAGCGCGCTGACGGAGCCCGAAAGGTTCGGCCGCGCGCAGCTGTCCGGCGGCCCGATCAATGTCGAGTACGTGTCGGCCAACCCGACCGGGCCGATGCATGTCGGCCACGGCCGCGGGGCGGTCTTCGGCGATGCGCTCTGCAACCTTCTGGTCGCGGCCGGCCGGCAGGTGACGCGGGAATATTACATCAACGATGCCGGCGCCCAGGTCGACGTGCTCGCCCGCTCGGCCTTCCAGCGCTACCGCGAGGCGCTCGGCGAGCCCTTCGCCATCGCCGAGGGGCTCTATCCCGGCGACTACCTCAAGCCGGTGGGTGCCAAGCTCGCGGAGCGTCACGGCCGCGCCCTGCTGGACCAGCCGGAGGCGGAATGGCTGCCTGTGGTGCGCGAGATCGCGCTCGGCATGATGATGGACATGATCCGGGCCGATCTCGAGGCGATCGGGATCCGGCACGACGTGTTCTTCTCCGAGCGGACACTGCAGCAGAGCGGCGCCGTGAAGGCGCTGCTGCAGGAGCTTCGCGAGAAAGGCCTCGTCTACGAGGGCCGTCTTCCGCCGCCCAAGGGGCAGCTGCCGGAGGATTGGGAGGATCGCGAGCAGACGCTGTTCCGCACCCGGGAATTCGGCGACGACAGCGACCGGCCGCTCCTGAAGTCTGACGGCTCCTACACCTATTTCGCCTCCGACATCGCCTATCACCGGGCGAAGTACCTCGCGGGGGCCACCGAGCTGATCGACGTCCTCGGCGCCGACCACGGCGGCTACGTGAAGCGCATGCAGGCGGCCGTGAGGGCGGTCAGCGACGGCAAGGCGACGCTCGACGTCAAGCTGTGCCAGCTGGTGCGGCTGTTACGCGCAGGCGAGCCCGTGAAGATGTCGAAGCGCGCTGGCGAATTCGTGACCCTGCGCGACGTCATCGACGAGGTCGGCCGCGACGCGATCCGTTTCATGATGCTCTACCGGAAGAACGACGCGACCCTGGATTTCGATCTCGCCAAGGTGGTCGAGCAGTCCAAGGACAACCCGGTCTTCTACGTTCAGTACGCCCATGCCCGCGCCCGATCGGTCCAGCGGCAGGCCCGCGAGGCGTTTCCCGACGCGGATCTCTCGGCCGGCGCCCTGGTGCAGGATGCGGATCTCGGTCTCCTGACCGATTCCGGCGAGATCGAGATGATGCGCCTGATCGCCCAGTACCCGCGGGTCCTCGAATCCGCCGCCGTGGCGCACGAGCCGCACAGAATCGCGTTCCACCTCTATGAACTTGCCTCCGCGCTTCATAGTTTCTGGAACAAGGGCAAAGACTTGCCGCAATTACGGTTTGTTAATGCAACCGACCGAAAGTCGACCTGGGCCCGGCTGGCGCTCGCCGAAGCTCTCAGGAGCACGCTAGCCACAGGCCTTGCGGTTCTCGGTGTGACCGCGCCGGACGAGATGCGATAG